The genomic interval GTAAATCCTGACATACGCACGcactgttccaacttgcatgcaTTTAATCACAGCAACTtgtaatgtgactcagtagagtgtatggcccccacgtacctgtatgcactcccgacaatgtctgggaatgctcctgatgagatggcagatggtgccctgggggatctcctcccagacctttATCAGGTCATCAGTGAgcaggacagtctgtggtgctacttggctgcgtcggatgcaccgatacataatgtcccagaggttctcaactggattctggtctggggaacgtgagggccagtcaatggcatcaatgtcttcatcatccaggaactgcctacacactctggcaaCATGAggtgggcattgtcctgcaccagtaGGAACCCTGGGCCCACTGCTGATGATGGGTCTTAGGACGTCTcgatacctaacagcagtcaggatacCATTGGCTAGAAGCACCGTAAAGAGTTCAACATTAGGGCAAGTCGGTAGCAGATCACATTTTGTCTATTCATTGGGATTACGCTAATCATCTAAATGAGGCTCTATGTGACTAGTTTGTGAGTGGACTTAAAAAAGAAGCAATACAGAGAAAATTGCTGTCTGAGGGTGATCATACATTTCAAGGTGCATGCCAAATTGCACAGTCGATTGGAGATGGCATATATGAAAACGTTAGAGTTTTCAGGAAAACTAAAGGAAGCGGTAACTGTAAACAAAGTCTTTAATAACAGAGAAAATGacgaaaaaatattttttcgtTCAGAAAGTTGAAAGGACACAGACCAAAGGAAATTTGATGACAATAAGCAGCATCAGTCCTGCCACTGATGTGGTGGATGGTAAACACCCATATCAGGTATgcaaatttaataaaaaagaaaaatgtcaccAGTGTTCAAAAGTGAGGCATATTGCACAAAtgtgtagaaatagaaagacAAGGCCAAACACAGTATGTGGAAAATTAAGTAAAGCCAGAGGAAAACAAGTCTGAAAGTGAACCTTTTGGAGTATACACAGCTACTAATgaaaaaattgcatttctgttaatGTAGACTTAGAAGGACATTGACACAATATGCAACTGGATACAGGAGCTTCTGTGACACTAGTATCTGAAATTGTCTACAAAGGAACACTTTCTCATTTAACCCTTGAGAAAAGAAACCTACAGCTCTCAATTTTACTTGGAGAAAACATGACTGTTAATGAGCAATATGGGAAGCAGATGGCATAGCTGCCACTTGGGATAGTAAAGGGAGATCCCCCAGCACTGTTAGGGTGAAACTGgttgaaaacaataaaactgaacTGGGGGAAAATGTTTGCagttaaaaaaatctgaacacaTTATTGATTTTGATGTTGAGGCTGTGTTGAAGTGACACAAAGCAATGTTTAATGAAGGCCCCATCTGTGAGTTTAAAGCTAGCTTCAAACTCAAGCTTGATGCTAAGCACATTTTTCAGATAGCCAGACCAGTTCCTTATACACTAAAAGAAAAGGTGGACAAAAGGTTAGGCAGGCTGGAAGCCACAGGCATAATTTCAAAACCAACAGAAGTGAATTGGCAGCACCTATCATGGTGGTTCCAAAGGATGACAAGTCACATCACACGCTCACCAACAACTACAGGTGGACAAAGAATCAGAGAAGTATCTTATGGTGAACAAACACAGTGGACTTAACATCTACCATCGTCTATCAAATGTTGTCTCTAGTGCCCCATCTATCTTCCAAGAAGTAATTAACCAAATATTGCAAGATTTAGAGCATGTGACCAGTTTTTTAGGTGACATCCTGATAACCGCTGGTTCAAGAGAGGAACACTTGCAAAGACTGGATTAAATCCTGAGTCGGCTAGAAAAAAATGGAGTTCCGGTGAAACAGGCAAAGTGTAAGTTCATGAGAGACAAAGTGGAGTACTTAGGACATCTGATTGATAATTCACCCCACTGAAGACAAAGTCGCAGCAGTGCTAAACGCTCCAAGTGCACTGCAGTGGTTCACTACGACACAAAGAAACCAATAAGGCTTGCCTGTGATGCTTCTCCGTATGGAGACTGAGCGGTCATATCACACATCATggaaaacagagaggaaaagcCAATAGTGTTTGCTTCAAAAACTCTGCTGCGGAAGGAAATTACGCGCAAATTGAGAAAGAGGCAATGGCATTGATCTTTGGTGTAAAAATGTTCCACAAATATCTGTATGGACTGAAATGTATACTCACCACAGATCACAAGCCACTTTTGGCAATCCTGGGTCCCAAGTCAGCCATTCCCACACTGGCAGCATTAAGGATGCAGATGTAGGCTTATAACTGGCTTACAACTATGAGATTGAGTACAGAAAATTAGCAGATCATTCAAATGCAGATGTTCTTTCCAAATTACAGAGAGCAGGCAAAGATAACACGAGAGAGGAAAGCAACATCTTCTACTTCTCTTTAATGGAGGAGCTGCACGCCAGTGACATTGCAGACTCCACACGTAAAGACCCAGTACTTAGCAATGTACAAGAGTTTACGCTGAATGGTTGATCGATGCACATCAAAGATGAAATACTACAACCATTTGAAAGACGGAGTTGTCAGCAGAACAAGGATGTGTTCTATGGTGACTAAGGGTCATTTTCCCTTAGCGCACAGAAAGAAACTTCTGAATGATCTACATCAAGGACACCCAGGTATATGCCTCATGAAAGGATTAGCGAGGAGCTACAGTTTTTCAAACTGTGAGGAAGCTATTCACAGCAGCTCTGTATTGTTGGCAGTGGCCTGCCCGTGTCTGgcaaagaaagacaaacagtATTTTCAGGTAATTGCTGATAGCCACTCAGAATGTTTGGAGGTTTTTCCGATGAAGACTATTACCTCAGCTAAGACCATCGAGGTGCTGCGCAACCTTTTTGCTTCTTGTTGACTACCAGATGAAATAGTCTCAGACAATGGACCGCAATTCACATTGATggaatatcatttttttttgaGGAGCAATGGCTTCAGGAAGCCGCTTGTAGCTGCATACCATCCTGCTTCAAACGGTGCAGCGGAAAGGTCAGTGCAGACTGTTAAATATGCACTGATGAAACAAGTTCTGAGTGAAGAAGCTCTGGGACCAACAATATCACTAGAACATAGGCTTGCAAACTTCCTACTAATATACAGGAGCACACCGCACACTGTGACTGGCTCCACACCAGCCGAACGTTTCTTGAAACGTCAGTTGAGAACTTAAGCCAGCCAGAGATTCAGTCTACTTAAGCCAGATCTTGCCAGGAATGTGgggaacaaacaacaaaaacaaacgaTTTACCATGATAAAGCTTCCTTGGTTCTGTGGAACCTTGCTGAAGGTGACACAGTTAAGGTCTGAAACTTCCATGAGGGGAAGGAAAAGTGGATCAAAGCAACAGGGATGAAGTACCTTGGACCTGTGACCTACCTGATTAATGATGGCCAGAGACAAGAAAATCCTGGACTACCATATGGAAGAGCGTAATCCGACAATGAACATTGCAATTCCAGTCACATCTATGCACAAcctttatattttcaaaatctgaaGTTTCAAAATTTGATGGAATGGCGTCATTTCAATAGCTCCTACTACATTATTTCTAATTTCGCTGTGTATCGGTTTTGGCTCCGATACACAGCAGTTAGTTCTCCGTGGCTCGTTAACATTATGCTCGGTTAAAATATGGGTAAATGGGGACTGTGCGACATCATATAGACTTTTGTAATCACAGTGAGACCAatattggataaaaaaaaaatgtctttctAATGTCCAATCTAAAACTAGTGTAAAACATGCTGTGCACGGCTATACcatttcgggggggggggggggggggggggggtggctctGAAAAGCCAACTGCTGGTTTCCTATGTACACTACATAGATCAtttttactgtagcatttttGAGAAATATGCATTTAATAGCATAGTGCATCTCTATGGAGACGTGGCGGCTGTCACGCTTAAAGCTACTTTAGTATGAATGGTGAGTTCTATATGGAAACCTCAAATCAAATCTACTTATCATAAAATTATAAAGGGGCTTAGGATAAGTGTCAGAGGTGTTCTGAGAAACAATGTCAGCATAATCAATAATATGTAGTATCAACtgagaaattattatttttcttaccTGAAATGTATAACTGTTAATTAAGCTATAATTGGTGTTACGGAAGGTCTCCTTTATAAAATGTAGTTAAATTGCTGTATATGTGTTAAAGGTGACCTTCCTTAACAGAAATCAAGTGGATTAATTAACTAATTATAGGATTTGAACTTTAAGTATAGCTTTAAGTTTAGAAGTATACATGTCTCCATAGAGACACATTAAATGTTTCAATGTGAATGTCTCTGAAACTAATTTACTAATTATAGGAAAACCTTTATTTTGGCTTTAGGTGTGGTAGCAGTTATGTCTCCACAGAGACGCATTATACCTTTAAACGCAaatttctccaaaatgctacagtagacatgctctctgtgttgtttaaaattgctcaaaaaaaattaagggaacacataaatATCCCATTATAACACAAAGTCAATTCCATTTCAGAAatatctgtccagttagggaGCAAAAGCGATTGAGTCAATGTcccctgttttggtgcaaatgaaagtgacaacagatgcactggagaggcaacagcatgacaaccccaaaaagggaatgttttgcaggtggtggccacagacaactaactgctctctccttattcttcctgactGACTATtgtctagtttagcattttgctagtgtccttgtcactactggtagcatgaggcggtacctgcagcccattcaagtGTCACAGGCAGTCCAGTTCTTCTAGGACGGCACATCTATGCCGTCGCAAGATGTTTTGCTGTATCTCCCAGTCCAGTcttaagagcatggaggagacacCAGTAGACGGGCCATTatacgaggagagctggacagggccgtagaagagCATTATCCCAGCAGCACTGCCGGTATCTGCTcatttgtgtgaggaggaaccagaggagcactgccagagccctacaaaattgcCTCCAGCATGCTATTCGTGTGCATTATTctgaacaaactgtcagaaactgactCCATTAGGGTTCCATGAGGGCCCAACTGTAATATCTTCATATATAATAATTAGATGAGACAACATTCTGGACACGTGTTGCTTTATCAAAGTCAAAATTCGGAGAGACTTTTTACATGGAATATCTTACCAGCTAACTACAGTACCCTGCCTTAGCCACAAGGTGTTGTTTGGATATTTAATACAATATCAATCTATTACACTCCTTCCTTTTACAATAATGATCCCATATACAATAATGAAGTTATCCCTCTGTTAAACCAGTAACATTGACCATTCTGCAACTAAGGTAAGtaacatgtatttatacttTTAGTAATGTCCAATGTTTTCAAAACTAACAATTAACTTTTTTTCTTATTCCCAACAGGAAAATGTTCTTCCCTCACTAAGGAAGATGTTGACTACTCTGTCCCTGCATCAACAAGTCGAAGGGATTATTCTGCCCTTGTTCACCGACTTTTGTTCTAAACTATACCTTCACAGGTTCAGTCTTTTGGGTGGATTGTGCAATCTTTCAGGATTTCAGCCAGTAAAAGTCCTTGCACTGGTTTTACTGGTGTTCTTGGCACAGAAGTTGCAGGTTTGTCTTTGGACTTGTATGAGGGTTGGAATGTCTCTACAGAATCCTCCAGTATCGGTGTCGCGGCTGACATGGTATTTAGCTAGAGCTGGTATGTTGGCTACTACAACCGGTGTCCTCAGGCTTTCACGAAGTCCAGGTAAGAACTCACTGGCGTTTGGTGTTCCCCACCCTCCCCCGAtcaagaatatatatttttcgtAGTCATTGTATACTTTTTGTAAGAGCTATTGAAACCTGAAGTTTGAAGATGTTGGCTGCATGTGTATACATTTCGAACGCGCCCACAACCAGCACCCGCCTTGAGAAGGCTTCCTTTTCGGTTTCGCCTCGGATACACAGCGGTTAGTTCAACGCGCTGCGTTAACTTTATACTCGGTTAATATGGGTAAATAAGGACTGCGCAACATcacttttttactcacaatgaGACCAATATTGGATTTACAGAATACTTCGTTGAATTTGAACGGCCGAATGTCCAATCTAAAAAGAATTTCAGCTCATTTTTACGAGCAGTCTACGTTTGACTGCGTTTTATGAGTCGGGTAGGTTGACCGCAGTTGAAAAACTATGCTGATAATATATAGGCAATTGGGAAACAATTAATTTGTCGTTTTGTGACATTCGGGAGATCTCACATCATTTCCGACTACTTTACCACGAGGGAGGATTATGGGTAAGTCCCTGCTATTCCGTTGGATAATTTCGAAAGCTGTCTTCATCACCCATTGCTAACATTCAAAACCCGTACTTCTCCTTTCTGTCCCACCATCTATTTCTACTTTCCTCTCTGCCATCCCCACTGTGCCTTTATCTCTCCCCATAGGCTGTATTACGAGACTCTTCCTCAGGTGGCGTGTCTTCAAACTGATTGCACTAGCGCTGTCCATCTGGGCTATGCTGCTGCTCCACAGGTGGGTGAAACAGGAGGGGTGGAATCACACTGGATGAATATGACTTAGAATATCATATTGTAGCTTTGAAACATGGACACACGGACAGACTGATACAGGCAGAATGTCACCTTCTGCAGATATCTGCTGAATCCCACCAGCCCATCTGACTTGCACAGGGCATTCCTCCAGTCGAGACACATCCGCTTCTACCCCATCGTCACACAGCCTTGCTGCAGCTGTCTCCAATCAGCCAACCCCACACCTAGACCCAACCCGGGACCCAGTCACAAAAGACTAGGTTCTCTCTCCTCCAGATCCAGACGTGGAGCCAGAGGAAACCCCTGCCAATGCTCTTGTCCCAGTCCCAGCTGCAGACCAATCCTTCTGCTACTGGCCATCAAGTCCCACCCTGCCCACTCTGCCCGTCGGGCTGCTATTCGAGCCACCTGGGGCAGAGAGAGGGTGTtgaaaggagagagggtgagCAGAGTGTTTCTGCTGGGTCTGGGGGGAGAGGAAGGTGACTCTGGGGTGAGGAAGGAGAGCGAAAGGTACGGGGACATCCTTCAGTGGATGTTCCAAGAATCCTTTTTCAACGTGACCCTGAAAGAGGTCCTGTTCTGGAACTGGTTCCAGCAAGAGTGTTCACGAACAGTCCTCTACGTTCTAAAGGGGGATGACGATGTTTATGTGGACGTGGAGAGAGTAGTGGGGCTGctacagggcagggagagagcaGTGATGAGAAGAGACAGTGGAGAGATGAGGGAACAGACAGGAAGAGGCGAAGAGGCATCAGTAGGGGATCGGACAGGGACGGAAAGCGAGCACTGGGGAAAGATATTAATAAGGAGTGGGAGAGCGATGGAGAGTAGGGCTAAGATGACAAGAGAGAGTGGacaagggacagagagactaaATGAAACTGAAACAAATAAGGCAAGAACAGTGGCGTCTCCCCAGCCTCTTTACATGGGGCATATCTTTGTGGACACCCACCCTGTACGTATTTGGTGGAATAAGTACTATGTCCCCTACTCCCTATACACTGGTCCCTACCCTCCTTATGCTGGTGGCGGGGGCTATCTTCTCTGCAGAGAGGCGCTGGCCCTCCTCCACCAGGCCTCCACCaagctgtctctctttcccatcGATGATGTTTATGTTGGTCTAGTCGCACAGGTAAGTTATTGGATTCTGTAGATTTTTGACCAAAATGGCACCCCTTTTTTTACGTAATAATTTAAACGGAGCCAAGCATTTCAGACCCAGTGTACACCCTGTATTAAAAACGG from Esox lucius isolate fEsoLuc1 chromosome 24, fEsoLuc1.pri, whole genome shotgun sequence carries:
- the LOC105031420 gene encoding N-acetyllactosaminide beta-1,3-N-acetylglucosaminyltransferase 3-like isoform X2, with translation MGCITRLFLRWRVFKLIALALSIWAMLLLHRYLLNPTSPSDLHRAFLQSRHIRFYPIVTQPCCSCLQSANPTPRPNPGPSHKRLGSLSSRSRRGARGNPCQCSCPSPSCRPILLLLAIKSHPAHSARRAAIRATWGRERVLKGERVSRVFLLGLGGEEGDSGVRKESERYGDILQWMFQESFFNVTLKEVLFWNWFQQECSRTVLYVLKGDDDVYVDVERVVGLLQGRERAVMRRDSGEMREQTGRGEEASVGDRTGTESEHWGKILIRSGRAMESRAKMTRESGQGTERLNETETNKARTVASPQPLYMGHIFVDTHPVRIWWNKYYVPYSLYTGPYPPYAGGGGYLLCREALALLHQASTKLSLFPIDDVYVGLVAQAANISATHHPGFLPVEYSFYRHPCNYFNSFMVLHKLLPDDMLHLWSFLQTQGHSCREPRMD
- the LOC105031420 gene encoding N-acetyllactosaminide beta-1,3-N-acetylglucosaminyltransferase 3-like isoform X1, coding for MRVGMSLQNPPVSVSRLTWYLARAGMLATTTGVLRLSRSPGCITRLFLRWRVFKLIALALSIWAMLLLHRYLLNPTSPSDLHRAFLQSRHIRFYPIVTQPCCSCLQSANPTPRPNPGPSHKRLGSLSSRSRRGARGNPCQCSCPSPSCRPILLLLAIKSHPAHSARRAAIRATWGRERVLKGERVSRVFLLGLGGEEGDSGVRKESERYGDILQWMFQESFFNVTLKEVLFWNWFQQECSRTVLYVLKGDDDVYVDVERVVGLLQGRERAVMRRDSGEMREQTGRGEEASVGDRTGTESEHWGKILIRSGRAMESRAKMTRESGQGTERLNETETNKARTVASPQPLYMGHIFVDTHPVRIWWNKYYVPYSLYTGPYPPYAGGGGYLLCREALALLHQASTKLSLFPIDDVYVGLVAQAANISATHHPGFLPVEYSFYRHPCNYFNSFMVLHKLLPDDMLHLWSFLQTQGHSCREPRMD